The stretch of DNA cacacgcacttcaACCAGACAAAGTGGACAATGTCCTTATGACCCCATGAACTCTGTGTGTCCCCTGAATGACCGGCGCGCGGGTCCCATCTCTCGGGAGCTTGGTTTGCGGTCATGCACGAGCATCGGCACCTCATTCCGATTAACTTAACTTTTCATTCACGCCTCTGATTTAAATAAATCGCGTGATTCGTACCGAAATGCAAAAGGCGCGTTTCCAACAACAGTATCATCAATACCTTGCTCTTGTGTTATACAAAAATGCATACAGTAGCGTATGAAAATAATGTATATTTTCCAAAACAAATGCTCTGAACGTATAAAATGACATATATGATAATGCTGTGGTTATTATAGCAGCCATGCAACAATTCCATATCAATTCTTATTTATAGCCCACTGCATGTGCATTTGCAGCAACTCATTGAATACTATTACACTTTTCCTCCGGCAATTTGTAGAATTACATTTATATTGAATGAATAAGAAATAGTCATGAAATGTTCTATTTCCAGAACTTTTGGTGTAACAAATACACAAGAAAGAATGGTGAAGAAAAGGAACACTAAATACATATAAGGCAACCAGCTATAGGAAACAAAACCAATTTTTTGTCTTCActaactgtatttttttttcttcccaaaaAGGCCATACTGAGCTCTTCAGCAGTTCAAATATCAAACGTGACTGTGCAAATCCAGGGGGAGTGTGTTCAGAAGTGTGTGCCAACTGGGTCAGtgcctcttcatcctccgcCCTGTTAAAGACTGGCCATTCCTGGCGCACTCTAAGTTCTGgactgtatttttttaaaactccctgttttgttttccagacaAAAATATAGAGAATTCATGTTGATGGGTGGACAGTATCTGTTTTATACGTTCTAGCCCCCGTGGGTTCCTACAGCTGTTTCAGTCTGCTGGTTAACTTTTATAATATTCAGAGTGTTTTTCTGAGCAAGCAGCAGCGATGCTCAGTGTGTAAGCAGCTGCTTGTGGAAAATGTGGACTAAAGCTGCTCACACATACGCACAAATGCAGGCACAGATTCGTACAAACACTCCCCCACACAATCAAATCATTTGTATCATTTCACACACGAAAATCTGGAGTACTTCATCTGTCCCATGTTGGCATgtcggctgtgtgtgtgtgtgtgtgtgtgtgtgtgtgtgtgtgtgtgtgtgtgtgtgtgtgtgtgtgtggtgtgtgtgtgtgtgtgttgtgtgtgtgtgtgtgtgtgttgtgtgtgtgtgtgtgtcagagttaCAGTGAAGCATGCAGCTCGCACTGAGGCCTTCTGCAAACACATACACTGACACACGGGGCTGAAATGCATCCCATCCTGGGAATCAACAAATCATAAATCAGCAGATTTCCATCCACAGATCAGGTTTAACATTCCTCTCTTGCAGCTGGATGTAGGGCAGTGAAGAAGTGTAGAAGTGTAGAAGTGTAGAAGTTTAGAAGTTTAGAAGTTTAGAAGtgtagaaagaaagaaagaaagaaagaaagaaagaaagaaagaaagaaagaaagaaaaaagaaagaaagaaagaaagaaagaaagaagaaagaaagaaagaacatttgtgctctgcagctgcaactgttgcatttaaatgtttgtgaTAAATGTGATAAATACTGAGCATAATAGCATATTAATAGCATATTAATAGTGATTGCATCAAAAGTGATCATTTTTCCCTCTAATAAATGTGATCAGTGAATGTATCACTATAATCTCTGTTATGGCTGTTCAGAGTTttgcattttgctttttttgttatAATTGTTTACCaccactgctactactattactagTGCTActccaaagaaaaagaagaggctGTAGATTCAGTGGACTTCAGTAATTGTATGGAAGGAAGGGTATTATTTATGGTTTATGGTCAGCATCTTCCCATTTCTGCCACAGTAAAGGTCAATTAACAGGCCTGAATGATGATGGAAGCAACTACTaacagggaggagggaagagtaAAAAATACAGCTGCCAGATTTTAATATCTATATTTAAAGGACGTGTCTAGTTGTTCTCACTCAATTTCACGTTTTTTTTGTGCAATAAGTCATATCTGCAGTAGGTGGCGCTCAGAGCTCACCGGCATCTCCAAACGACAGGCAaatggtgtgcgtgtgtgtgtgagggagagagagagagaaagagaaagagagagagagtttccTCCGCCCACCCCTTCATCATTAAACCTCAGAGCATGAATTACCTCTCCGAAGCCATCGGCGAGAATTTACGACTGGTCAACAAAAGCACGTgaccacctcctccctctctctgtctctcctccctcacctcaccccctcacctcccccacgacacacacacgcacacacacatacacacacgcctCGGTCcgacaaactcacacacaccaccccacccccatatTTGGAGGGCGCATACAAAGCTAAAAACGAAGTACAGTGCAACGCCATAATTCACTAATACATCATAAATCGTTGAAAGTACCAGCGTTGTAACGACCGAGAGAAATCTAACAAATCAAGCGCCCCTTAGTACTCAACTGTAAGCCTGCAACTCTCTAAAACAACCTAAATGAGCTCTTACTTTGTAAACTCGTTCTCGGGGCGCTACCCAAATGGCCCCGACTATCAACTGCTAAATTATGGAGCCAGCAGCGGCGCTCTGAACGGCGGGACGTACAGGGACTCCTCCACCGCCACCATGCACCATGCGACGGGTTCTTACGGGTACACCTACAATGGTATGGACCTGACCGTCAACAACCGGAGAGGGGGGAGCGGTGACGACGCGGTAACCAGCGGACACTTCGGGGGCGGCTCGCTCGTCGGGGACGCTTTGGGATTCGGCTCTCCAACAACGGAAAGGAGTTTCAGACAACCCTCCAGTTGCTCCCTTGCTTCTGCAGCAGAATCACTGTTGTCGCCCGGCAGTGGAGACACCAGCCTAGGCGCACGGAGCTCGTCTCCGCGTTCGGAGCAATCAGGAAGCGGTAATCTCAGCTCCACAAACCTGTCGTCCGGCACCAACATTTCCTcctccggcggcggcggcggcggtggcggcggcacGGTGCAACGCTTCACGGAGTTGGATGACGCGTCTACCGAAAGCGAGGAATTGCGACGAGACAACGGCCATGGCGGCAACCCGGTTCCCAGGACAGGTCACTCACACGGCGTGCAGAAACAGGAGGGCGGCCCGGCGGGGGCAGCCGCGGGCAACACCGTTGGCAGCGAGGGACAGCCGCCTCAGATATTCCCCTGGATGAGAAAGCTGCACATTAGCCATGGTACATTCTGCTGCTCATGTCTTTATAGCTTATTAGCTCTGTATCGTGCAAGTTCTAGAGCGCCAATATTCATAGTGCTACAATAGTCATCGTGCCGATCAGATAGATTGTTTGGGCACATGGGATTGGTGACAATTTAGTGATTTTACAAACGGATAAGGGAACCACGCTGCGGTGCGTCTCTTTAAATATATGCTATAGG from Takifugu flavidus isolate HTHZ2018 chromosome 18, ASM371156v2, whole genome shotgun sequence encodes:
- the LOC130514640 gene encoding homeobox protein Hox-B5a, coding for MSSYFVNSFSGRYPNGPDYQLLNYGASSGALNGGTYRDSSTATMHHATGSYGYTYNGMDLTVNNRRGGSGDDAVTSGHFGGGSLVGDALGFGSPTTERSFRQPSSCSLASAAESLLSPGSGDTSLGARSSSPRSEQSGSGNLSSTNLSSGTNISSSGGGGGGGGGTVQRFTELDDASTESEELRRDNGHGGNPVPRTGHSHGVQKQEGGPAGAAAGNTVGSEGQPPQIFPWMRKLHISHDMTGPDGKRARTAYTRYQTLELEKEFHFNRYLTRRRRIEIAHALCLTERQIKIWFQNRRMKWKKDNKLKSMSLATPGSAFQP